In Leptospira kirschneri serovar Cynopteri str. 3522 CT, the sequence GAGTCAATTTAGAAATTTCATACTTCGTAGTATTCACCTTGTGTTGAAGATCAAACTGATCCGTAATCATTTGAAGTTGGGTGAAAGCATTCAAAAAGGTTTTATTAAAAACCATATCCGAAGAAGATTCAGGTAAAACTGAAAAAATTAATTCCTCTTCAATTTTCAAATCTTCTGAATGAACGTAATCTAAATTTTCGTTCAAAATAAAACGACTTAAGATGAGAGGATTTCTTTGAAATTGTTTATGAATTTCCTTTTGAGTTTTTTTGAGATCGGAAACCGTTAAATAAAAAATAACATTTAAAAATCCGCTAGAATTTCGAAACAGTTCGGACTGAAAAAATTCCTTAAAATCTAAAAATTCAATTCCTAAACGACTAGCGATTGGATCTAATCTTTTAACAATCGAATCTATATCAGTGACAATGTATTTAGGAAATTTCTGCTTCATTGATTAGGAATCAATGAAACCGTACAGGAAATATATGGGAAAGATAATTTTTTTCCTAACCTTGCAAAAAGGAAACGAAATCCATATCTTGAAACGAGAAAAGTTAAAATTCCTCTCCGACTTAAAGCATATCACAAAACTTCCCTTGAATTTTCTTAAACGATTGGTAACGAACATATCGCTTAAGGAAATTCTGAAACAGTTATTATGTCAGCCAGCCGAAGAGTGAATTATTTAAAAAAGTCTAACGTTTGAGCCCTAAAACCTCTTGAATCATCTGATCGGAAGTAGTAATCGTTCTAGAGTTGGCTTGAAAACCTCTCTGAGTCACGATCATATCCGTAAACTGATCGGAAAGATCCACATTGGACATCTCTAAAAGTCCTGCGTTGATTTTACCTCTTCCTTGGACTCCCGCCTCACCGATGTTAGGTTCTCCTGAGTTCATGGAATACGCAAACATTGTATCACCCGCTTTATCTAAACCGGCGGGGTTATTAAAAACCGCAGTTGCAATTCTAGCAAGAGGCTGACGCACTCCGTTCGAAAACACTCCTGTAATCGTCCCGGAATTATCGATCGAAAAAGATTCTAGATAACCCATTGTATAACCGTCTTGTTTGACAGCTTTTGTAGTAAAGTCGGAAGAGAATTGAGTGATTCCGTTCACCATTCCTGCTTCTCCTAAGTTGAGATCAAAATTTTGAATCGCAGGATTTCCGGGAATCCGAAAGGAAACTTTTGCGTTCAACTTACCGCTGTTCATCGAATCCACGCCATCAGAAACGTATACTAGTTTTCCGTCCGGAGTAAAACCAAATTCTAATTCAACGTTACCTGGAAGTTGAGTGTTTTGTCCGCCAGTTCCGGAAACGTCAACGGAAAGTTGAGTCGAATCCGTCATACTCAATCTAGCCTTCCAAGTGTTATCACGAACCTTGTAAAATTCCATTTTGAATTCTCTTTGAATCCCTTGATCGTCAAATGTATTAATCGTAGTAACGTGACCCCTTCTCATCTTAGGATCTGGATCGTTGATCATTGCGGTGATTTCTTCCTGAGTCGCGTCAGGCGGAACCGCAGGAGCGGAAGAATTCAAATTGGATTTAAAATCTATCTGAGAAGTAGCCCTTGCAGGTTCTTTAGAATAT encodes:
- the flgE gene encoding flagellar hook protein FlgE, which encodes MMRSLYSGVSGLKNHQVRMDVIGNNISNVNTHGFKTERVTFQDMISQELRGASEPKENIGGVNPQQVGLGSLIAAIDKIMTQGSLQTTGKNTDVAISNEGFFIVKDGDKQFYTRAGAFNLDKNGYYVNPANGLKVQGWNSRLDDKGNKYINSAASIEDIIIPVYSKEPARATSQIDFKSNLNSSAPAVPPDATQEEITAMINDPDPKMRRGHVTTINTFDDQGIQREFKMEFYKVRDNTWKARLSMTDSTQLSVDVSGTGGQNTQLPGNVELEFGFTPDGKLVYVSDGVDSMNSGKLNAKVSFRIPGNPAIQNFDLNLGEAGMVNGITQFSSDFTTKAVKQDGYTMGYLESFSIDNSGTITGVFSNGVRQPLARIATAVFNNPAGLDKAGDTMFAYSMNSGEPNIGEAGVQGRGKINAGLLEMSNVDLSDQFTDMIVTQRGFQANSRTITTSDQMIQEVLGLKR